From the genome of Luteolibacter arcticus, one region includes:
- a CDS encoding substrate-binding domain-containing protein produces the protein MAGAVAGRNMARIERRTTAEIAADAIKSELAAGRWTGRLPGSRLLAAETGVSQPTVAAALALLVEQGWLESGGDRRAFRVIPRAAVAPQAPARILRRAVVATHADLGDLPHTARRVIEVTREKLGRRGWAVEIVTFDFLHAKRPHRSWDHLLPIDPDVPVIAVFGRPPIGEWAMKNRVRMIFLGGLVGEWKIPIVAVKSSLLAAEAMERLTRQGHRQIVLPLCDRPHGFSASIKEAVKAGLERVGVSYVESYHTPESPYQRPEVVWNMVEAAMDRAVPTALILLDWKELVTVSCLLTKRGLRVPDDVSLILLNEQMEADWYVPHLACFRFPVMRLANLLTRWVEGQPLDQSKLPLSADFEAGESIAAPQGWPA, from the coding sequence ATGGCCGGCGCTGTAGCCGGTCGGAACATGGCAAGGATCGAGCGCAGGACCACCGCCGAGATCGCAGCGGACGCGATCAAGTCGGAACTCGCCGCCGGACGCTGGACGGGACGCCTCCCCGGCTCGCGCCTGCTGGCAGCGGAAACCGGTGTCAGCCAGCCGACTGTGGCAGCCGCCCTCGCCCTGCTCGTCGAGCAGGGCTGGCTCGAGTCGGGAGGCGACCGGCGCGCCTTTCGCGTGATTCCCCGCGCCGCGGTGGCCCCGCAAGCTCCTGCCCGGATACTCCGCCGGGCGGTCGTCGCGACCCATGCGGATCTGGGAGATCTGCCTCACACGGCCCGGCGCGTGATCGAAGTCACCCGCGAAAAACTCGGTCGCCGCGGCTGGGCGGTGGAAATCGTGACCTTCGATTTCCTCCACGCCAAGCGGCCGCACCGGTCGTGGGATCATTTGCTGCCGATCGATCCCGACGTGCCGGTGATCGCGGTCTTTGGCCGCCCGCCGATCGGCGAATGGGCCATGAAGAACCGAGTGAGGATGATCTTTCTCGGTGGACTCGTTGGCGAATGGAAGATCCCCATCGTGGCGGTGAAATCATCCCTCCTCGCCGCCGAAGCGATGGAGCGACTGACCCGCCAGGGCCACCGCCAGATCGTGCTGCCGCTCTGCGATCGACCTCACGGTTTTTCTGCCAGTATCAAGGAGGCCGTGAAAGCGGGTCTCGAGCGTGTCGGCGTCAGCTACGTGGAATCCTATCACACGCCGGAGAGTCCCTACCAACGGCCGGAAGTCGTGTGGAACATGGTGGAGGCGGCCATGGACCGGGCCGTGCCCACCGCTCTGATCCTGCTGGATTGGAAGGAACTCGTCACCGTGAGCTGCCTTCTAACAAAGCGCGGGCTGCGGGTGCCGGACGATGTCTCGCTGATCCTCCTCAACGAGCAAATGGAAGCGGATTGGTATGTCCCGCACCTCGCATGCTTTCGCTTTCCCGTGATGCGCCTGGCCAACCTGCTCACGCGATGGGTGGAGGGACAGCCGCTGGATCAGAGCAAGCTCCCTCTTTCCGCGGACTTCGAAGCAGGCGAATCCATCGCGGCACCGCAGGGATGGCCTGCTTGA